In a genomic window of Occallatibacter riparius:
- a CDS encoding VTT domain-containing protein, producing the protein MALPTHILLTYGYLLLFAWVLIEQLGAPLPTIPALLAAGALSAQGQLSLTEVLLLGLAACLIADSSWFFIGRRYGHHVLNLLCKMSMEPTLCVRRTQLQFGRRRKVTLLIAKFIPGVALLSAPVAGQAGMSYGEFVLLDGLGALMWLLAWLWGGRLFGDALKRDPSLLDWVGRFSGALLVIGIAGFIVARVMRRRVLLRQMAESRLEPEELYSQIQDGEEVYIVDLRHPVEQLTDPFVLPGAQRIAPDDLTHRIGEIPRDRDVILYCTCPNEETAAHTAMKLHKLGVERVRPLRGGYQAWKSLGYPMEAIPPVNPQATLVQLG; encoded by the coding sequence ATGGCGCTTCCCACGCACATCCTTCTGACATACGGTTACCTGCTGTTGTTTGCGTGGGTGCTGATCGAGCAGCTTGGCGCGCCGCTGCCGACAATTCCGGCATTGCTCGCAGCCGGCGCTTTGTCCGCTCAGGGGCAGCTCAGTCTGACAGAGGTGCTGCTGTTGGGTCTGGCTGCGTGCCTGATCGCGGACAGCAGTTGGTTTTTCATTGGTCGGCGGTACGGCCACCACGTCCTGAACCTACTTTGCAAGATGTCGATGGAGCCGACCTTGTGCGTGCGTCGCACACAGCTCCAGTTCGGCCGGCGCCGCAAGGTCACGCTCCTGATCGCCAAGTTTATTCCGGGTGTCGCGCTGCTCAGCGCTCCAGTTGCCGGGCAGGCGGGCATGAGCTACGGGGAATTTGTGCTCCTCGATGGACTTGGGGCCTTGATGTGGCTGCTCGCCTGGCTGTGGGGTGGCCGGCTTTTCGGCGACGCCCTCAAGCGCGATCCCAGCTTGCTCGATTGGGTAGGACGGTTCTCCGGAGCTCTGCTGGTGATCGGCATCGCGGGGTTCATCGTCGCGCGAGTGATGCGGCGGCGGGTGCTGCTGCGCCAGATGGCGGAATCGCGCCTGGAACCCGAGGAACTCTACTCCCAGATCCAGGACGGCGAAGAGGTTTACATCGTCGACCTCAGGCATCCGGTTGAGCAGTTGACCGATCCGTTTGTGCTGCCGGGAGCGCAGCGCATCGCTCCCGACGATCTGACTCATCGGATAGGGGAGATTCCGCGTGACCGTGACGTGATCCTCTACTGCACGTGTCCCAACGAAGAGACGGCGGCGCACACTGCCATGAAGCTCCACAAGCTTGGTGTTGAGCGGGTTCGTCCATTGCGCGGCGGTTATCAGGCGTGGAAGAGCCTTGGGTATCCGATGGAGGCCATTCCGCCGGTCAATCCGCAGGCCACGCTCGTTCAGCTGGGATAG
- a CDS encoding penicillin-binding transpeptidase domain-containing protein: MRLSCALIFSFALAGTGAASAAGLDAPHTIHHSRSQHLVETHKTHHASAHATVHHSAKAAPKATAKAAPKTATARRTRHSAKAGNGAATIRRASLHGRRHYYGERFTASSFAGADQFSGDITTGEDPIVRQAAIDALGDMNGTAVVIDPSNGRILAMVNQKLALSPGAEPCSTIKITVAMAALSEGLVTRDTMVQLPGFRMNMTQALAKSNNLYFEELGRELGFERVKHYANEFGLGELAGWHIQGEQLGEYPDHPIPAAEGGVGKMCSFGQGVSMTPLQLGAYVAALANGGTLYYLQHPTTAADIAAFEPHVKRTLDIAKYVPELQDGMAGAVEYGTARRLRASFTELPVFGKTGTCSNNGTRFGWFASFSEAPQGSLVTVFFLEGGRPTFGPRAAELTGAFYRNLWDHNYFINKPVQATASATPAESTQGVEQ; encoded by the coding sequence ATGAGATTGTCCTGCGCATTGATTTTTAGCTTCGCCTTGGCGGGAACCGGGGCTGCCTCAGCGGCCGGCCTTGACGCGCCGCACACCATCCACCACAGCAGATCGCAGCACTTGGTGGAAACCCACAAGACTCATCACGCTAGTGCGCACGCAACGGTGCACCATTCGGCGAAGGCCGCACCCAAGGCCACTGCGAAAGCTGCGCCCAAAACTGCGACAGCTCGCCGCACCCGGCACTCTGCCAAGGCAGGCAATGGTGCTGCCACCATTCGCCGCGCCAGCCTGCACGGGCGCCGTCATTATTATGGTGAGCGGTTTACGGCCAGTTCATTTGCCGGCGCCGACCAGTTCTCCGGTGACATCACCACCGGAGAAGACCCGATCGTGCGTCAGGCCGCCATTGACGCCCTGGGGGACATGAACGGGACCGCCGTGGTCATCGATCCCTCGAATGGTCGGATTCTGGCGATGGTTAACCAGAAGCTGGCGCTTTCGCCGGGCGCTGAACCGTGCTCCACCATCAAGATCACGGTGGCTATGGCGGCTCTTTCCGAGGGCCTCGTCACCCGCGACACCATGGTCCAGCTCCCGGGCTTCCGCATGAACATGACCCAGGCGCTTGCCAAGAGCAACAACCTCTACTTTGAAGAGCTTGGACGTGAGCTCGGCTTCGAGCGCGTGAAGCACTATGCCAATGAGTTCGGCCTGGGCGAACTGGCCGGCTGGCATATCCAGGGCGAACAGCTTGGCGAGTATCCTGACCATCCGATTCCGGCCGCCGAGGGTGGTGTTGGAAAGATGTGCAGCTTCGGGCAGGGTGTTTCCATGACCCCGCTCCAGCTCGGTGCCTACGTTGCGGCCCTCGCGAATGGCGGAACCCTGTACTACCTCCAGCATCCCACCACGGCCGCAGACATTGCGGCGTTCGAACCGCACGTCAAGCGCACCTTGGACATCGCCAAGTACGTGCCCGAGCTTCAGGACGGCATGGCCGGAGCCGTGGAATACGGCACCGCCCGCCGCCTGCGCGCCAGCTTCACGGAGCTGCCGGTGTTCGGCAAGACCGGCACCTGTTCCAACAACGGCACCCGGTTCGGTTGGTTTGCTTCGTTCTCTGAGGCGCCACAGGGCAGCCTTGTGACCGTGTTCTTCCTCGAGGGCGGCCGGCCCACATTCGGTCCGCGCGCCGCGGAACTCACCGGCGCGTTCTACCGCAACCTCTGGGATCACAATTACTTCATCAACAAGCCCGTGCAGGCGACGGCTTCGGCCACTCCGGCGGAGTCGACTCAGGGCGTCGAGCAGTAG
- the ftsZ gene encoding cell division protein FtsZ — protein MEMSAQSGEMRIQYHDETPRGARIKVIGVGGGGGNAVNRMIQARMEGVEFIAANTDVQALKSCQAPVKLQLGVRLTAGLGAGANPDVGRRAALEDSEKIIEALEGADMVFVTAGLGGGTGTGAAPVIASLASEMGILTVAVITQPFGFEGKRRLQQAQRGLKELLESVDTMIVIPNERLLAVAKDAGFFESFRIADDVLRQGVQGISDIITIPGIINRDFADVKTTMAGMGHAVMGTAVRSGESRAIEAAQAAMASPLLEAGAIDGARGILINITGSSALRLSEVNAASSLIQEAAHEDANIIFGAVLDEKMGDEVKITVIATGFRDQMPERRARMLTVEEAPVVSVPVLSSENWMREPEPVSMMSAPPATVQVQQAAYAPASVRQSEAVAISPEPESVSVQAAPAPAPAPARFMSEIDEMEEPAPVPVRDGSTEAPQSKVELEMQAFDELFADTAPLGPARPRFAEVGEEPPYKPLPRDYATDLGNGVRPATPAEQPMAALYAEKRDEMERDLDVPAFMRRMQF, from the coding sequence ATGGAAATGTCAGCACAATCCGGGGAAATGCGCATCCAGTATCACGATGAGACGCCGCGTGGCGCGCGGATCAAGGTCATCGGTGTGGGCGGCGGCGGCGGAAACGCCGTAAACCGCATGATCCAGGCACGCATGGAAGGCGTGGAGTTTATTGCCGCCAACACAGACGTGCAGGCGCTCAAGTCCTGCCAGGCCCCGGTCAAACTGCAGCTCGGCGTTCGCCTTACCGCCGGATTGGGCGCGGGCGCCAACCCGGACGTGGGCCGCCGCGCCGCGCTGGAGGACTCGGAAAAGATCATCGAGGCGCTTGAAGGCGCGGACATGGTCTTCGTTACCGCCGGGCTTGGCGGCGGCACCGGCACCGGAGCCGCGCCTGTCATCGCCTCCCTCGCCAGCGAGATGGGCATTCTCACTGTGGCAGTGATCACCCAGCCGTTCGGCTTCGAGGGCAAGCGTCGCCTGCAGCAGGCCCAGCGCGGGCTGAAGGAGCTGCTTGAATCCGTCGACACCATGATCGTGATTCCGAACGAGAGACTGCTCGCCGTGGCCAAGGACGCGGGCTTCTTCGAGTCGTTCCGGATCGCCGACGACGTTCTGCGCCAAGGTGTACAGGGCATTTCCGACATCATCACGATTCCCGGAATCATCAACCGCGACTTTGCGGACGTAAAGACAACGATGGCCGGCATGGGACACGCGGTGATGGGAACGGCGGTCCGCTCGGGCGAGAGCCGGGCGATCGAAGCGGCGCAGGCCGCCATGGCGTCGCCGCTGCTCGAAGCTGGCGCGATCGATGGAGCGCGCGGCATCCTCATCAACATCACCGGTTCCAGCGCGTTGCGGCTGTCGGAAGTCAACGCCGCGTCGTCGCTCATCCAGGAAGCGGCCCACGAAGACGCCAACATCATCTTCGGCGCGGTGCTTGACGAAAAGATGGGCGACGAGGTCAAGATCACGGTCATCGCGACCGGATTCCGCGACCAGATGCCGGAGCGCCGCGCCCGGATGCTAACGGTGGAGGAAGCGCCGGTGGTGTCGGTTCCGGTGCTTTCGAGCGAGAACTGGATGCGCGAGCCTGAGCCCGTTTCGATGATGTCCGCCCCCCCGGCGACGGTTCAGGTACAGCAGGCGGCGTATGCACCCGCGTCGGTCCGGCAGTCGGAGGCAGTTGCGATCTCTCCCGAACCCGAGTCGGTTTCCGTTCAGGCGGCGCCTGCCCCCGCCCCGGCTCCGGCGAGGTTTATGAGTGAGATCGACGAAATGGAGGAGCCCGCCCCGGTTCCGGTACGCGATGGATCGACGGAGGCGCCCCAGTCCAAGGTCGAGCTTGAGATGCAGGCCTTTGATGAGCTTTTTGCCGATACCGCGCCGCTTGGGCCGGCCCGACCACGCTTCGCCGAGGTTGGCGAGGAGCCGCCTTACAAGCCCCTGCCGCGCGACTATGCGACCGACCTCGGCAATGGGGTTCGTCCAGCGACTCCGGCAGAACAGCCCATGGCGGCGCTGTATGCCGAGAAGCGCGACGAGATGGAGCGGGACCTGGATGTGCCGGCATTCATGCGGCGCATGCAGTTCTAA
- a CDS encoding cell division protein FtsQ/DivIB yields the protein MAQRSPKIGNLSWEDQTSEESRFRRVQEVSPRAGRNPSGRNLPGMPVEMADPDDDEELPRRKRQFEKPSGPWYKPVSKLGRVLLASGAVLVVGALVTGVIMIKNALERDGRFRIAGTENIQAAGMSQVSRADILPIFGADIGKNIFFIHLSERRKELEQIPWIKSATVMRILPDRIRVSVVERTPIAFVREGQQVELVDADGVLLTMSPEGMTQHHYSFPVVTGIDPRDAAAARKTRMAVYQRLIADLDSTGQNISRQISEIDLTDPEDARVTMQDDPTLLHFGDEQFLERYQRYKAHIAEWRREYPDLTALDLRYDSQVVLKRSPGAGASPTTVSAADGKPVAASQGTTATASAKPSARHVEAPAQTQAAAKSEHKVQPHHAKPAPKTAAQREKEKRQAAHKAALLHHQHAMNATAVTRQGQ from the coding sequence GTGGCTCAACGCAGTCCCAAAATCGGCAACCTCTCATGGGAGGACCAGACGTCCGAGGAGTCTCGCTTCCGGCGCGTACAGGAAGTCTCGCCCCGGGCAGGCCGGAATCCTTCAGGCCGCAACCTGCCTGGGATGCCGGTCGAGATGGCGGATCCTGATGACGACGAAGAGCTTCCGCGCCGCAAGCGCCAGTTCGAGAAGCCTTCCGGCCCCTGGTATAAGCCGGTCTCCAAACTGGGCCGCGTGCTGCTGGCCAGCGGAGCAGTGCTGGTAGTCGGTGCTCTTGTGACCGGCGTGATCATGATCAAGAACGCGCTCGAGCGTGACGGCAGATTCCGCATCGCGGGAACCGAGAATATACAGGCCGCAGGAATGAGCCAGGTTTCGCGCGCCGATATCCTGCCCATCTTTGGCGCCGACATTGGCAAGAACATCTTCTTTATTCACCTGAGCGAACGCCGCAAGGAGCTTGAGCAGATTCCGTGGATCAAGAGCGCCACCGTGATGCGTATCCTGCCTGACCGGATCCGTGTGTCAGTGGTTGAGCGGACGCCCATCGCGTTCGTGCGCGAGGGCCAGCAGGTGGAGCTGGTGGACGCCGACGGCGTGCTGCTCACCATGTCGCCCGAGGGCATGACGCAGCACCACTACTCGTTCCCGGTGGTTACGGGCATCGATCCGCGCGATGCCGCGGCCGCGCGTAAGACGCGCATGGCGGTGTATCAACGGCTGATTGCCGACCTGGACTCGACCGGCCAGAACATCTCACGGCAGATCTCGGAGATCGATCTCACTGATCCTGAAGACGCGCGGGTGACCATGCAGGACGATCCCACGCTGCTGCACTTCGGCGATGAGCAGTTCCTGGAGAGATATCAGCGGTACAAGGCTCACATTGCAGAGTGGCGCAGGGAGTATCCGGACCTGACGGCGCTGGACCTGCGTTATGACAGCCAGGTTGTGCTGAAACGGTCGCCGGGAGCAGGCGCATCGCCAACGACTGTGAGTGCAGCGGACGGTAAGCCGGTTGCGGCTTCGCAGGGGACCACGGCTACGGCAAGCGCGAAGCCTTCGGCTCGCCATGTCGAGGCGCCCGCGCAAACGCAGGCCGCAGCCAAGTCCGAGCACAAGGTCCAGCCGCATCACGCCAAACCAGCGCCCAAAACTGCGGCGCAGCGGGAAAAGGAAAAACGCCAGGCGGCACACAAGGCCGCACTGCTGCATCACCAGCACGCAATGAATGCAACCGCTGTAACCCGGCAGGGACAATGA
- a CDS encoding UbiD family decarboxylase — MAYDDLRDWIRTLEKNGELKRITAEVSPELEITEITDRITKRGGPGGTAGGPALLFENIKGHPGHKVFINQFGSERRMAMSLGVNKLDEIAERISGLMNMKPPSGGFLDKLKMLPQLAELGNVFPKTVSARDAKCKEVVLKGKDNGGRDNFDLRQFPILKCWPHDGGPFITLPCVHTRNPNTGKRNIGMYRMQVYDGQTTGMHWQRQKVAAEHYREALRNAAAGAATADEASARVAAMAETAGGAVTVSDGPVGGLPQVAFGNLKGSRMEIAVAIGTDPATTFSAIVPAPPEVEELMIAGFLRGKPVEIVKCETVDLEVPAHAEIVLEGYVELGELRTEGPFGDHTGFYTMEDLYPVFHLTCITHRKDPIYSATIVGKPPMEDAWMGKAVERIFLPAMKMTIPEIVDVHLPVEGVFHNLMLVSIKKSYPGQARKVMNAIWSLGQAMFTKCIVVVDEDCDVQDVGEVVLRVANNIDPERDIQFTLGPVDSLDHASRLPNYGSKMGIDATRKWKAEGFERPWPAMIEMDRETKARIDAIWDKL; from the coding sequence TTGGCTTACGACGATCTGCGCGACTGGATCAGAACTCTAGAGAAGAACGGCGAATTAAAGCGCATCACGGCAGAGGTGTCTCCGGAACTGGAGATCACGGAGATCACCGATCGGATCACCAAGAGGGGCGGCCCCGGTGGAACTGCAGGCGGCCCGGCACTGCTGTTTGAGAACATCAAAGGGCATCCGGGGCACAAGGTGTTCATCAACCAGTTCGGCAGCGAGCGCCGCATGGCGATGTCGCTGGGCGTCAACAAGCTGGATGAGATTGCCGAGCGCATCAGCGGCCTGATGAATATGAAGCCGCCTTCGGGCGGATTCCTGGACAAGCTGAAGATGCTGCCGCAATTGGCGGAGCTGGGGAATGTGTTTCCCAAGACGGTGAGCGCGCGCGATGCCAAGTGCAAGGAAGTGGTTTTGAAAGGCAAGGACAACGGCGGGCGCGACAACTTCGACCTGCGGCAGTTTCCGATTCTGAAGTGCTGGCCGCACGATGGCGGGCCCTTCATCACGCTGCCCTGCGTGCATACACGGAATCCCAACACAGGCAAGCGCAACATCGGCATGTATCGCATGCAGGTCTATGATGGGCAGACCACCGGCATGCACTGGCAGCGGCAGAAGGTGGCCGCTGAGCACTATCGTGAAGCGCTGCGCAACGCCGCTGCAGGGGCGGCTACTGCCGACGAGGCGTCGGCGCGTGTGGCTGCAATGGCAGAGACGGCGGGTGGCGCAGTGACCGTTTCTGACGGGCCGGTGGGTGGATTGCCGCAGGTGGCGTTCGGCAACCTGAAGGGATCGCGCATGGAGATTGCCGTTGCCATTGGCACTGATCCGGCAACGACGTTCTCGGCGATTGTTCCGGCGCCTCCAGAAGTTGAGGAGCTCATGATTGCCGGCTTCCTGCGCGGCAAGCCGGTAGAGATTGTGAAGTGCGAGACCGTCGATCTCGAAGTGCCGGCGCATGCCGAGATCGTGCTCGAGGGCTATGTGGAACTGGGCGAGCTGCGCACCGAGGGCCCGTTCGGCGATCACACCGGCTTCTATACGATGGAGGACTTGTATCCGGTCTTCCATCTGACGTGCATCACGCATCGCAAGGATCCGATCTATTCCGCGACCATTGTGGGCAAGCCGCCGATGGAAGACGCGTGGATGGGCAAGGCCGTGGAGCGCATCTTTCTTCCGGCGATGAAGATGACGATTCCGGAAATTGTGGATGTGCATTTGCCGGTGGAAGGCGTCTTCCACAATCTCATGCTCGTGTCTATCAAGAAGAGCTACCCCGGCCAGGCGCGCAAGGTGATGAACGCGATCTGGTCGCTGGGGCAGGCGATGTTCACCAAGTGCATCGTGGTGGTGGATGAAGACTGCGACGTGCAGGACGTGGGTGAAGTCGTGCTACGCGTTGCGAACAACATCGATCCCGAGCGCGATATTCAATTCACGCTTGGGCCGGTGGACTCGCTTGATCACGCGAGCCGGTTGCCGAACTACGGTTCTAAGATGGGCATCGACGCGACGCGCAAGTGGAAGGCTGAGGGCTTCGAGCGTCCATGGCCCGCGATGATCGAAATGGACCGCGAGACGAAGGCGCGCATCGATGCAATCTGGGACAAGCTGTGA
- a CDS encoding cyanophycinase, whose protein sequence is MNRILALIAATLVGVSLPCLAQSEHAYKYFRAGSPADATTTHPRAGYALMGGGTDLDEAFQWLCNRAGGGDFLILRATGDDDYNPYVQQLCPKLNSVATLILPNRAAAEDPFAASTIRAAEAIFIAGGDQANYINFWMKSPVQDALNDDIARSIPLGGTSAGLAVMGEWAYSAQGDKPDDPNLSGKLALSDPLGSRITLTQNFLRIPILNGIITDTHFVRRDRMGRLLVFLARLNATPGTPVTRGIGIEEKAAVLLEPDGSASVIGRGGAYFIDTPKGTGIAMPYQPLTWQPYAVQKVPPGHTFNFKTWTGESTAYQLNVKNGQITSMQHGGVIY, encoded by the coding sequence ATGAATCGCATTCTGGCTCTGATTGCCGCTACCCTGGTCGGAGTTTCCCTTCCCTGCCTTGCGCAATCGGAGCACGCCTACAAGTACTTCCGCGCTGGCAGCCCGGCGGATGCTACGACAACCCACCCGCGCGCAGGCTACGCACTGATGGGCGGCGGCACCGATCTGGATGAGGCCTTCCAGTGGCTCTGCAATCGCGCCGGCGGAGGCGACTTCCTCATACTTCGGGCCACGGGCGACGACGACTACAACCCCTACGTCCAGCAATTGTGCCCCAAACTGAACTCCGTAGCCACGCTGATCCTTCCCAATCGCGCAGCGGCCGAAGATCCCTTTGCCGCCTCAACCATCCGCGCCGCCGAAGCCATCTTCATCGCCGGAGGCGATCAAGCCAACTACATCAACTTCTGGATGAAGTCTCCTGTGCAGGATGCGCTCAACGACGACATCGCCCGCAGCATCCCGCTCGGCGGCACCAGCGCCGGCCTAGCCGTCATGGGCGAGTGGGCCTACTCCGCGCAAGGCGACAAGCCCGACGATCCGAACCTGAGCGGCAAGCTCGCCCTGAGCGACCCCCTCGGTTCGCGCATTACGCTGACCCAAAATTTCCTGCGGATTCCGATCCTGAACGGCATCATCACCGACACGCACTTCGTCCGGCGCGACCGCATGGGCCGCCTACTGGTGTTTCTGGCCCGACTCAACGCCACACCAGGCACCCCGGTTACGCGCGGCATCGGCATCGAAGAAAAGGCCGCAGTGCTGCTCGAACCGGACGGCTCAGCGAGCGTCATCGGCCGCGGCGGCGCCTACTTCATCGACACTCCGAAAGGAACCGGCATCGCAATGCCGTATCAGCCGCTGACGTGGCAACCATACGCGGTCCAGAAAGTTCCACCCGGACACACCTTCAACTTCAAGACTTGGACCGGCGAATCCACCGCCTACCAACTCAACGTAAAGAACGGCCAGATCACATCCATGCAGCACGGCGGCGTGATCTACTGA
- the ftsA gene encoding cell division protein FtsA produces the protein MSQNQDNLIVVLDVGSAHTRILAADLNEGALRYRGHAAMESAGMRKGLIADLGPAARVVKAATEHCERVARANIDECVVGVGGPHIRGLNTNGGFELGSRMREITREDVRTAVERARAVERPPDREILHLLPRQFIVDDQPGVFDPVGMVAARLEVDLHIATCSGSALQSTVTCANRAGLEVTEAVLESVAAAEATLSADERELGVCLLDIGAHSSDLVVFFEGAVAHTSSVPIGGAHFTNDLAVGLQMPLGNAEQLKRQYGHCVVTAVPQNAEVEIANPNPQKLSLRLLAEILEPRARELMYFVKESLRNGGVLDALGAGCVLTGGGAMLPGMLDVTESQLRVPARTGMPVRLSNMPGELAHPSFSTAIGTLLYAHRTRVTRAAENNGLRAKLRAIFAASF, from the coding sequence ATGAGCCAGAACCAGGACAATCTGATCGTAGTGCTCGACGTGGGCAGCGCGCATACGCGCATCTTGGCGGCCGACCTGAATGAGGGCGCGCTGCGCTATCGCGGGCATGCGGCAATGGAATCGGCCGGCATGCGCAAGGGACTCATTGCTGACCTCGGTCCCGCCGCCCGCGTTGTCAAAGCGGCAACCGAACATTGCGAGCGCGTGGCCCGCGCCAATATCGACGAGTGCGTTGTGGGTGTTGGCGGCCCGCATATTCGCGGCCTGAATACGAATGGCGGATTCGAACTGGGCAGCCGTATGCGCGAGATTACGCGCGAAGATGTTCGCACCGCCGTGGAGCGTGCCCGCGCTGTGGAGCGCCCGCCGGACCGCGAAATCCTTCATTTGCTGCCTCGCCAGTTCATCGTCGACGATCAGCCCGGCGTCTTCGATCCGGTAGGGATGGTGGCAGCGCGGCTCGAAGTCGATCTGCACATCGCCACTTGTTCGGGCTCCGCCCTGCAAAGTACCGTGACATGTGCCAATCGCGCTGGGCTGGAAGTCACGGAGGCTGTGCTCGAGTCAGTCGCTGCGGCTGAGGCTACGCTCTCAGCCGACGAGCGGGAATTAGGCGTCTGCTTGCTCGATATCGGCGCTCACTCCAGCGACCTGGTTGTGTTTTTCGAGGGCGCCGTCGCGCATACGTCTTCGGTGCCAATTGGTGGCGCTCACTTTACGAACGATCTCGCCGTGGGACTACAGATGCCCCTCGGAAACGCCGAACAGTTGAAACGGCAATACGGCCACTGCGTGGTGACGGCCGTGCCGCAAAACGCAGAGGTTGAGATCGCCAATCCTAATCCGCAGAAGCTTTCGCTGCGCCTGCTGGCCGAGATTTTGGAACCGCGTGCCCGCGAGCTGATGTATTTCGTCAAAGAGAGCCTGCGCAACGGAGGCGTGCTTGACGCGCTGGGCGCGGGCTGTGTTCTAACCGGCGGCGGAGCCATGCTGCCGGGAATGCTGGATGTTACCGAGAGCCAGCTTCGCGTACCGGCCAGGACGGGAATGCCGGTAAGGCTCTCCAACATGCCGGGCGAGCTGGCGCATCCGAGCTTCTCGACGGCCATCGGCACACTTTTATATGCACACCGCACGCGCGTGACCCGCGCCGCGGAGAACAACGGATTGCGCGCCAAACTGCGCGCCATCTTTGCAGCGAGCTTTTAG
- a CDS encoding cation:proton antiporter, whose amino-acid sequence MPANHLSLLFFQLGAAIIGLAILARLASRWGFSSISFYLLGGLAFGKGGLAPLDVSKAFIRDGAEIGVLLLLFMLGLEYSGAELRHNLKSGMKGGVIDLLLNFPPGFAAGLLLGWGILPSVLLGGVTLISSSGIISRVLTELKLTNAPETPRVLAILVLEDLIMAVYLPLVGVLIGGGGAMHIALSIAVATTAVALVLFIATRYGERLSALAAHTSDEVLLLTLLGTILIVAGGAESLQVSAAIGAFLVGIAVSGPVAERSYRMVTPLRDLFAAIFFFFFGLEIDPKSLLPALPVALVLGAVTAGTKILTGYWATRGTGIETRLRLRAGLTLVSRGEFSIVIAGLGVALEPKLGSLSAAYVLLMAVLGPVAARIVK is encoded by the coding sequence TTGCCCGCAAACCACCTGTCTCTGCTGTTCTTTCAGTTGGGCGCAGCGATCATCGGGCTGGCTATTCTGGCGCGGCTGGCGAGCCGGTGGGGATTTTCGTCTATCTCCTTCTATCTGCTGGGAGGGCTGGCCTTCGGCAAGGGCGGGTTGGCGCCTCTCGACGTGTCCAAAGCGTTCATTCGCGACGGAGCCGAGATAGGCGTTCTGCTTTTGCTCTTTATGCTTGGGCTGGAGTACTCCGGTGCTGAGCTGCGGCACAACCTGAAGAGCGGAATGAAGGGCGGGGTGATCGACCTGCTGCTCAATTTTCCGCCGGGATTTGCCGCCGGACTACTGCTTGGATGGGGCATCTTGCCGTCTGTTTTGCTGGGCGGTGTGACGCTGATCTCTTCATCGGGGATCATCTCCCGCGTGCTGACGGAGCTGAAGCTCACCAACGCTCCTGAAACGCCGAGGGTGCTTGCCATCCTGGTTCTCGAGGACCTGATCATGGCGGTGTATCTGCCGCTGGTGGGCGTGCTCATTGGGGGCGGCGGAGCGATGCACATCGCCCTCTCAATCGCAGTGGCCACCACGGCGGTTGCGCTGGTGCTGTTCATCGCCACCCGATACGGCGAGCGGTTGAGCGCACTGGCGGCGCACACCTCTGACGAGGTACTCCTGCTTACGTTGCTGGGGACCATCCTGATTGTGGCTGGGGGGGCGGAGAGCTTGCAGGTGTCGGCGGCAATCGGCGCGTTTCTCGTAGGTATTGCGGTGTCTGGCCCTGTGGCTGAGCGGTCGTATCGGATGGTGACGCCGTTGCGCGATCTGTTCGCGGCAATTTTCTTCTTCTTTTTCGGGCTGGAAATCGATCCGAAGAGCCTGCTGCCGGCGCTCCCGGTGGCGCTGGTTCTCGGTGCTGTAACAGCGGGAACAAAGATCCTGACCGGCTACTGGGCTACGCGAGGCACGGGAATCGAAACGCGATTAAGGCTTCGCGCCGGCTTGACGCTGGTCTCGCGCGGAGAGTTTTCAATCGTGATTGCGGGATTGGGCGTGGCGCTCGAGCCGAAGCTCGGGTCGCTATCCGCGGCCTACGTGCTGCTGATGGCGGTACTGGGGCCGGTTGCGGCGCGCATTGTGAAATGA